The DNA sequence ACATGACGATGATGGTGTTGTGGCAATCTTCGCCGATAACGGTTAAACAAATTGGCGACAAATTACACTTAGACTCAGGCACCTTAACCCCTCTGCTAAAACGTCTACAGGACAAAGGAATGGTCAATAAGGTGCGTTCAGAAAAAGACGAGCGAAAAGTGTTTTTGCATTTGACCGAGCAGGGCATAAAGCTAAAGGCCAAAGCTAAATCAGTACCACACGCTTTGATGTGCAAAGTAAACATGTCGGTCGAGCATGCATTGCAGCTAAAGGCACTTTCTGATTTACTGCTAAAACAATTAACTACATAGACTCCATGCAATGAACAAAACGGATGTGTTTGAGCTGTTAGAACAGCATAAAAATGAAAAAGGCATTACTCATTGGAATAAAATGAGCAACACAGGTGGCTTAACAAGTTTTGGATTGGGGCTGACCACGCAGCGTAAGTTGGCCAAACAAATAGGTCGTAATCGAGAGCTCGCCCAAATACTGTGGCAAACCGACTGTTACGATGCCAAAGTGTTGGGATTATTAATCGATGAGCCCAAATTAATTACCAAAGCACAAGCCGAACAACAAGTACAAGAATTACATGGTGGTATGTTAACTCATGTCTTTTCTTCCTGTGATGCAACGCTTGCAAAGTCGCCAGTTGCATTCGATGTTGCTATTGAGTGGCTTAACAGCGACGATGTCGTCAGGCAAAGTTGTGCTTATGGCTTGGTGTATGAGTTTTCTAAAAAGAAATCCAAACAGTACACAGATGATTTTTTTGAAAACGTACTCGATACAATAGAATCGTCTTATAACAAAGCCTCCAAAAAAGTCTTGTTGGCTATGGGCGGCGCTTTACTTGGTATTGGTAAACGCTCAGTGAACCTTAATCAAAGGGCATTAAAAATAGCGCGATTAATTGGGCCTATAGATTTTAATGAAGAAGGGCAAAGTTGTGATCCACTTAACGTAGAAAAACACCTTATAGCGCCAGCCCTTCAAAAGAAACTTGGTATCTAAAATGAACACTATTAATTTTAATAGCCAAACTGTCATTCCGAGTAAAGTGGTTTGTATTGGTCGCAATTATGTCGACCACATTAAAGAGCTCAACAACGAAATGCCTACCGAGCCTGTGGTGTTTATCAAACCCAACTCAGCCCTTTCTGATGTGCTGTGGACTACACAAGATCCAATTTCAAACCCCAAAGAGCAAATTCATTACGAAGCGGAAATTTGTTTTTTAATTAAAAATAATCAACTCGCCGGTATCGGTGTGGGTTTAGACCTGACCAAGAGACAAGTTCAAACAGAGTTAAAGGCCAAAGGACTACCGTGGGAGCGAGCCAAAGCTTTTGATGGCTCTGCAGTCTTTAGCGAGTTTATCGCATGTGAAGGTAATTTATCTGACTATGAGATGGTATTGACCATTAACAATGAGGTTGCGCAACAAGCCAATGTTGAGTTGATGATCCACAAACCTGAAGCATTAATTTCAGAAGTGTCTCGCTTTATGAGTTTGGCGGATGGCGACATTTTGATGACGGGAACACCTAAAGGGGTTGGTGAAGTCAAAGAAGGTGATGTGTTCCATATTCAACTAACACATAGAGCAACGTCTGTGATCCGCCAAACTTGGCATGCAACATCAAGATCCTAGAGCCAGAAAAATAAACAGGGAGAAGAAGTGGCTAAAATAGAATTTA is a window from the Psychrosphaera ytuae genome containing:
- a CDS encoding MarR family winged helix-turn-helix transcriptional regulator codes for the protein MKDSTRCDDVEEKSLQIENQVCFSLYSASNALIRAYKPLLKELDLTYLQYMTMMVLWQSSPITVKQIGDKLHLDSGTLTPLLKRLQDKGMVNKVRSEKDERKVFLHLTEQGIKLKAKAKSVPHALMCKVNMSVEHALQLKALSDLLLKQLTT
- a CDS encoding DNA alkylation repair protein, which produces MNKTDVFELLEQHKNEKGITHWNKMSNTGGLTSFGLGLTTQRKLAKQIGRNRELAQILWQTDCYDAKVLGLLIDEPKLITKAQAEQQVQELHGGMLTHVFSSCDATLAKSPVAFDVAIEWLNSDDVVRQSCAYGLVYEFSKKKSKQYTDDFFENVLDTIESSYNKASKKVLLAMGGALLGIGKRSVNLNQRALKIARLIGPIDFNEEGQSCDPLNVEKHLIAPALQKKLGI
- a CDS encoding fumarylacetoacetate hydrolase family protein, which produces MNTINFNSQTVIPSKVVCIGRNYVDHIKELNNEMPTEPVVFIKPNSALSDVLWTTQDPISNPKEQIHYEAEICFLIKNNQLAGIGVGLDLTKRQVQTELKAKGLPWERAKAFDGSAVFSEFIACEGNLSDYEMVLTINNEVAQQANVELMIHKPEALISEVSRFMSLADGDILMTGTPKGVGEVKEGDVFHIQLTHRATSVIRQTWHATSRS